Sequence from the Bacteroidota bacterium genome:
ACTTCATTCGGGATTGTTCGCTTACTCAAAGAAATTAGTGAATCGGGAAAATCAGTCTTAATGGCAACCCATAATTATTCCCTGATAGAAAAATATCCTTCGCGCATTTTGAAATGTGAAGACGGGAGAGTTTATTCCTCAACCTAAAAGACCAATAATTATTTCAGCATTTTTTTTGTTCGAATATATGATTGGGAGGTGTTTCATCCGCTCATCTATAAGAAGCTTAGAAAATTCCTGATCCTTTATCTTCTTAATCAAGCCTAAGATTTCTATAGGTTTTTCAGCCGTAAGGCAGAGGATATGAAGCCGGCTTCCATCCAGCATTTTTTCATTTGCAATACAAAACCTGCCATAATTAAGGGCATACAAAAGCTTTAATTTCAATCCTGTCGATTGAAACGTGAACATTAAATTCATTTGTGCATCTTGGATTAACTTTATCAGTTCCTGGTTGTCCGGGTTTTTGATGATGCTGATATGCGGATATTTCGAGACCAAGTTGATCAATTGTTTGTCGGGATTAAACCCGGCAATTTTCAATGGATAATTCGTTTTGCTAAAAACTTTCTTTATTAAAAATCGAACGGCTTTTGCATTTTCTGCAATGCTCAAATTCCCATGATATAAAGCATAATCGCCTTTACCCGGGATAATTCCGGGTTCATCGCCGGGATAAAAACCGGGCAATAAAATTACCTTATGAGTGGTGAAAATATCCTGTAAATAATATTTATCCTTATCGGTAATCGCGAGAATAATATTCGCGTGCCTGATAATAGGTTGGTAAGATTTTAACTTAATACTTTCACAAAGAAAATAAGGTTTTTCAAATAATTTCCGGCTTGCCCAAAACAGTTGAAAATAATAATGATGCTCGATGTTGCAAGGACGGAATATCTTTAATCTTTTCGCAAGTTGGGGATGGTTTAAGAGTGAAGTGGTATGTATTCCTTCAAATAAAATGGGATAATCATTTTTTAACAGGTTCTCAAGCAGTAGCTGCGATTCACGGCTTTTTACGATATAGGGTTTAAGACTAAAAAATGATTTCCACCCCGTTGTTCTGGGATAATAATTTATTGTATCGCAAAGCTTATTCAGTTCATCGCCGGGTGTTAATTCATTTTTATAAAAGCAATGCAAATGGATTTTAACACCCCGATCATGAAGGGCTTTTATTTTGTAATACACGTCAATTACACCCCCGTAATTTGCTGGAAACGGGATATCAAAAGAAATGATATTTAGGTGCTTATCCGGCATATTTGTCAAATATACGAATCAATTGTGATTTTTCATTTTCCCAATTAAGTTCTTTTGAAGCTTTTAAGGTATTGGTTTTGTATTTCTTAAGTTGGTCTACATCTTTAAGCATTGAATTTATTCGATCAGCAATATGCTCCGGGTCATGATTCTCGATGCATTCTCCGATTTCATATTTTTCAACGATGCATTTAATTTCGACCAGTGGAGAACAAAGAACCGGGATTCCGGCATGGATATAATCAAAAATTTTATTTGGCAAACTATAACGGTAATTAAGGTTGGTGTCTTTATCGATACTGATGCCCAAATTTGCATGTCGGGTAAACTGTTGAAGTTTTTCGAGCGATTGTTTGGGAATGAATTTGATTTTTTCTTGTAGATTAAGGGTATTTACCTTTTGTTTTATCAAAGGAATAACATCTCCATCACCGATGAGGATAAGTATTGCCTCATCAACAAAAATCATAGCTTCGATAAGTTCCTCGATGCCACGGTCGATGTTTAAACCTGATCCCTGAATTAAAATTATTTTTTGATTTTCGGGCAGTCCTAAATCTTTTTTTGAAAGATGGAAGGAGGTTTTATGGTTCATGGGAATATTTCGAACTACACTTGCCTTAATTCCATATTCTTCTTCAAACAATAGGGCTATTGATGAATTAACAGTAATTATTTCTTTTAATTTGGGCAGAATAAAGCGCTCAATGTTTTTCCAAATTTTTTTTACAGTCTTTCTATTTGCAAGTTCCGGGGTTTCAGTAAAATATTCGTGACTGTCGAAAACAATCGGAATCCTTTTTAGTTTATGGATGATGAAATTGGGAAGAAGGGTATCCAGATCGTTTGAGAACAGCACATCAGCCGAACGAAACAGCAAAAGAAAAAAAAGCCGGAGATTGTATTCTGCATAAAAAAACGGGCCCTTTTCAATAAGCAACCTCATTCGATGGGTTTTGTAATCTCTTGGAGCTAGCCTTAAACTGTTGCTTTTATGACGACCAACTAAAATGACCTCAAAACCCATTTGATGCATGGTTAGGCAACTGCGGTGCACACGCTGATCGGTAACCAAATCATTAATCACTGAAACGATTATTTTTTTCATTCCCTGGGTTTGACAGGCTAATTTAAGATTTATTCGTGAAACTAATTTTTTATAATCCGCCAGTTGGCGGAGCAATAAAAAATCTAAGTGAAACGAAGGGATGGCGTCCCAAAATTTTAGGGATGCCATCCCTTCATGTTTTTGAAATGATTAGGTAGCCGAATTTCAATCCAAATGGATTATCTTTGGCTTAACAAAATTGACCATGAATATTTTATCCAGCTTTTCTATAAAAAACTTAAATACCTTTCAAATTGATTGTAAAGCAAAATATTTTGTAGAAGTTGGATCACAACCTGAGATCCAGGAATTGAAATTGCTGGAAATATTCAGGAATGAGAATGTATTCATTTTGGGTGGTGGAAGCAATGTTTTATTTACAAAAGATTTTGATGGACTAATTATTCATCCTGTTTTTAAAGGGATTGAAGTTGATGCTGAAAGCTCAGAGCTCATTATCCTGAAAATTGGAGCAGGAGAAATTTGGGAAGAATTGGTTGATTTTACAGTAAAAAATGGTTGGTCGGGCATTGAAAATCTTGCTGCCATTCCCGGAAGTGTTGGTGCAGCTCCTATTCAGAATATCGGGGCTTATGGGGTTGAATTAAAAGATGTTTTTGAATCATTGACTGCAATTGATTTACAAGATGGGAGCATCGTAACATTTAAGAGAGAGGAATGTAACTTTGCATATAGGAATAGTATTTTTAAATCAGAGTTTAAAAATAGATTCTTAATTATGGACGTTTCTCTGCGTTTAAACAAAAATGCAAAGCCAAATATTGAATACGAAGCACTCAGTATGTTCCTTGAAAATGAGCATCTTGATCCTGGTCTTGAAAATGTATACAGGGCGATTATTAACATCCGTGCTTCAAAATTACCTGATCCAAAACAAATTGGTAATGTTGGTAGTTTTTATAAAAATCCGGTTGTTGAACATGATAAATTTGCCGAATTGAATTCTAAATTTCCGGAAATAAAATATTTCCCTCAACCAAAAGGTGCCTCGAAATTAGCAGCAGCCTGGCTGATTGAATCGTGCGGTTGGAAAGGAAAAAGAATCGGACAAGTTGGGGTTCACGATAAACAGGCGTTGGTTTTGGTAAACCATGGTGGAGGTGATGGTAGTCAAATTCTATCGTTGTCAAATTTAATTATTGAGAGCGTAAATCAAAAATTTGGAATTCAACTTGAACCTGAAGTAAATATTCTCTGAGAATTCAGCTTCTTTTTGAAATCAGGACGGATTAGCTTATATTTGTTACTGACAGCAATAATGGGTATAGTAAAATGAGGAATATATATTTATTCATCCGAAATAATCTGGAAGTTAGTTTTTGGATTTTCGCTATCATTTTGCTTGCATTTTCTAATCCCCATGAAAAACATTACAGTTTATGTTTATTTGATCAGATGGGATTTCAATATTGCCCAGGATGTGGCATTGGCCATTCAATTTCTTATTTTTTTCATGGAAAGATAACCGCATCTTTTCAGGCTCATCCATTAGGGATGATTGCTACTGTAATCATTCTGTATCGAATTTTTCAATTAACAATTCTTAAAAAAACAAACCCTTATAAAATTTCGAACCATGGCTAATATTCTTCAATTTATGCCCGAACTTACCGGATTTGAGCTCCAGTATGTTCAATCAATAACCGCTGATTATGACGAAGCAAAACTTTTAAAGTTTGCTAATATTTATCGTTCACGTCGCAAAGATCCTCAATTAATTTTATTAACCACTTTGCTTGGATTTGTAGTTTTAGCTGGTGTACAGCGATTCATTTTAGGGCAAATAGGAATGGGCATTCTTTATTTATTTACCGGAGGACTTTGTTTGATTGGGACAATTGTTGACTTGGTCAATTACCAGGATTTGGCATTTCAATATAATCAAAGAATGGCCAATGAGGTTAAAATGTATATGAATTAGGCTTCAAGCTCCATTGCTCCGATTAAGTCTTTGACATCAGCAATTTTGTTTTCAATACAATATTTTTCTATGCCTTCAAGAATTTTAATGGAGATTTGTGGATCAATAAAATTTGCGGTTCCGATTTGTATAGCTGATGATCCGGCCAAGAAGAATTCGATAGCATCATCCGTATTCATGATTCCGCCCATGCCTATAATTGGAATTTTTACTGCATTATAAACCTGCCAAACCATCCTGATTGCGATGGGTTTAATGGCTGGTCCTGATAATCCTCCTGTTATGGTTGAAAGAATTGGTCTTCGTGTTTTAGGATTGATGGCCATTCCCAGAAGGGTATTAATTAAAGAGATTGAATCAGCACCGGCACCCTCAACTCCTTTTGCAATCTCAGTAATATCTGTTACGTTTGGAGAGAGTTTAACAATTAAAGTTTTTTTGTAGGCATTACGAATTGCCTTGGTAACTGCAATGGCCGACGGGCAACTAATCCCAAATGCCATTCCGCCTTCTTTTACGTTTGGACAGGAAATATTTAATTCGATGGCTTTGATCCCCTCAATTTCATTCAGTTTTTCAGCAACTTCAATATAATCCTCAACGGTTGAACCGTTAATATTTGGAATGATTTGGGTGTCGTATTTTTTTATTCGTGGATAAATTGTGTTGATGAAGTAATCTATCCCTTTATTTTGAAGACCTACAGCATTAAGCATCCCGGAAGGAGTTTCTGCCATACGAGGGTAAGCATTTCCTTCGCGGTTTTTTAAGGTCAGCCCTTTAACAAAAATCCCACCCAAAAGGTTTAAGTCAATAAAATCCTCAAATTCTTCTCCAAAACCAAAAGTCCCGGATGCCGTTGTCACCGGATTTTTAAGTTCTAAATCGTGTATTTTAACGGATAAATCTACCATTTCAAATCATCTACGTTGAAAACGGGGCCTTCGGTGCAAACACATTTATTTCCTTCTTTGGTCTCAGTAACACAGCAAAGGCATACTCCAAAACCGCAAGCCATCATGTTTTCCAAAGAAACTTCGCAAGGGATTCGGTGAAATTGAGCAATATTCCCAATGGCTTTCATCATTGGATCAGGGCCACAAGTATAAATTTTTGAAAATTCAGAAATTTGATTGAAAATGCTATGATCTGTAACTCGTCCTTTTTCACCAAGGCTGCCATCTTCAGTTGTAAAATTAACTGATCCATATTTCTTGAAATCTTCGATCAGGTGAATGTCTTCTGAAGTTCTTCCGCCAAGCAGGTAGCTAATTTTTGCCCCTGATTCTTTCAATTCTTTTCCTAATAATAGCAGCGGTGCAATACCCGATCCACCTCCAATTACCAAAACTTTTCCGGATTGTTTAGTGTCATAGCTATTTCCAAGGGGGTAGATGATATTGACAATTTCATCTTTTTTAAGTTCTTGCAATAAGGCTGTGCCTTTACCAATAATTTTGATGAAGAAACTGATGAGTTTTTTATCATAATCGACATTATAAACAGACAATGGTCTTCTTAAAAATACATCAGCACTGCGATCAACCCTAACCTCCGCGAAATTACCAGCGGCAATAGTTTCAGGTATTTCCGGACATTTTAATTCAAGAATGTAAGTGTCTTTGTTCAGATTTTTGATGTTGTGAACAGTACAATCTTGTATTTTCTTCATTTTCTAAAATTAAAAAAAATCCGTCAACCGACGGATTTCAATTTATTCTACTATTTTTTTCTTCTTCTTCTCTGGTTTTGAAGTTTCTGAATCATCAGCAGTTTTTTCCGGCTTTACCTCTTCAGTTTCTTCCTCAAAGTTTAACATTTCTTTCTCGGCCAGTAAATTATACCATTGTATTACTTTCTTAATGTCTGAAATATAAACCCGTTCACTGTCATAGTCCGGCACAACTTCCTCAAATACTTTTTTAAGGGTTTCATTATCGGATTTATGACTGATGCTCGCTTTGCCTTCGTATTTATCGAAAAAACTTTTAAATATGTCTTTCAAAGGAATGTCTTCAGTTTGCGAAAAAATGCTTATTTCCTCAAGTGAGCTCATTCGTTCGTTTGAGAAAGCAGTGAATTTCTTCCCGTCAACCA
This genomic interval carries:
- a CDS encoding glycosyltransferase family 1 protein, translating into MPDKHLNIISFDIPFPANYGGVIDVYYKIKALHDRGVKIHLHCFYKNELTPGDELNKLCDTINYYPRTTGWKSFFSLKPYIVKSRESQLLLENLLKNDYPILFEGIHTTSLLNHPQLAKRLKIFRPCNIEHHYYFQLFWASRKLFEKPYFLCESIKLKSYQPIIRHANIILAITDKDKYYLQDIFTTHKVILLPGFYPGDEPGIIPGKGDYALYHGNLSIAENAKAVRFLIKKVFSKTNYPLKIAGFNPDKQLINLVSKYPHISIIKNPDNQELIKLIQDAQMNLMFTFQSTGLKLKLLYALNYGRFCIANEKMLDGSRLHILCLTAEKPIEILGLIKKIKDQEFSKLLIDERMKHLPIIYSNKKNAEIIIGLLG
- a CDS encoding glycosyltransferase, which translates into the protein MASLKFWDAIPSFHLDFLLLRQLADYKKLVSRINLKLACQTQGMKKIIVSVINDLVTDQRVHRSCLTMHQMGFEVILVGRHKSNSLRLAPRDYKTHRMRLLIEKGPFFYAEYNLRLFFLLLFRSADVLFSNDLDTLLPNFIIHKLKRIPIVFDSHEYFTETPELANRKTVKKIWKNIERFILPKLKEIITVNSSIALLFEEEYGIKASVVRNIPMNHKTSFHLSKKDLGLPENQKIILIQGSGLNIDRGIEELIEAMIFVDEAILILIGDGDVIPLIKQKVNTLNLQEKIKFIPKQSLEKLQQFTRHANLGISIDKDTNLNYRYSLPNKIFDYIHAGIPVLCSPLVEIKCIVEKYEIGECIENHDPEHIADRINSMLKDVDQLKKYKTNTLKASKELNWENEKSQLIRIFDKYAG
- the murB gene encoding UDP-N-acetylmuramate dehydrogenase, with product MNILSSFSIKNLNTFQIDCKAKYFVEVGSQPEIQELKLLEIFRNENVFILGGGSNVLFTKDFDGLIIHPVFKGIEVDAESSELIILKIGAGEIWEELVDFTVKNGWSGIENLAAIPGSVGAAPIQNIGAYGVELKDVFESLTAIDLQDGSIVTFKREECNFAYRNSIFKSEFKNRFLIMDVSLRLNKNAKPNIEYEALSMFLENEHLDPGLENVYRAIINIRASKLPDPKQIGNVGSFYKNPVVEHDKFAELNSKFPEIKYFPQPKGASKLAAAWLIESCGWKGKRIGQVGVHDKQALVLVNHGGGDGSQILSLSNLIIESVNQKFGIQLEPEVNIL
- a CDS encoding DUF2752 domain-containing protein, which gives rise to MRNIYLFIRNNLEVSFWIFAIILLAFSNPHEKHYSLCLFDQMGFQYCPGCGIGHSISYFFHGKITASFQAHPLGMIATVIILYRIFQLTILKKTNPYKISNHG
- a CDS encoding TM2 domain-containing protein, producing MANILQFMPELTGFELQYVQSITADYDEAKLLKFANIYRSRRKDPQLILLTTLLGFVVLAGVQRFILGQIGMGILYLFTGGLCLIGTIVDLVNYQDLAFQYNQRMANEVKMYMN
- a CDS encoding dihydroorotate dehydrogenase; the encoded protein is MVDLSVKIHDLELKNPVTTASGTFGFGEEFEDFIDLNLLGGIFVKGLTLKNREGNAYPRMAETPSGMLNAVGLQNKGIDYFINTIYPRIKKYDTQIIPNINGSTVEDYIEVAEKLNEIEGIKAIELNISCPNVKEGGMAFGISCPSAIAVTKAIRNAYKKTLIVKLSPNVTDITEIAKGVEGAGADSISLINTLLGMAINPKTRRPILSTITGGLSGPAIKPIAIRMVWQVYNAVKIPIIGMGGIMNTDDAIEFFLAGSSAIQIGTANFIDPQISIKILEGIEKYCIENKIADVKDLIGAMELEA
- a CDS encoding dihydroorotate dehydrogenase electron transfer subunit gives rise to the protein MKKIQDCTVHNIKNLNKDTYILELKCPEIPETIAAGNFAEVRVDRSADVFLRRPLSVYNVDYDKKLISFFIKIIGKGTALLQELKKDEIVNIIYPLGNSYDTKQSGKVLVIGGGSGIAPLLLLGKELKESGAKISYLLGGRTSEDIHLIEDFKKYGSVNFTTEDGSLGEKGRVTDHSIFNQISEFSKIYTCGPDPMMKAIGNIAQFHRIPCEVSLENMMACGFGVCLCCVTETKEGNKCVCTEGPVFNVDDLKW
- a CDS encoding DUF5606 domain-containing protein, with amino-acid sequence MDLSKILSITGKPGLYKVATQAKNGIIVESLVDGKKFTAFSNERMSSLEEISIFSQTEDIPLKDIFKSFFDKYEGKASISHKSDNETLKKVFEEVVPDYDSERVYISDIKKVIQWYNLLAEKEMLNFEEETEEVKPEKTADDSETSKPEKKKKKIVE